In the genome of Streptomyces sp. V2I9, one region contains:
- a CDS encoding helix-turn-helix transcriptional regulator, translating to MRLEDLARLRRARDRMDREYAEPLDVPSLARDALMSAGHFSRSFRAAFGETPYSYLMTRRIERAKALLRRGDLSVTDVCFAVGCTSLGSFSSRFTELVGESPSAYRARPHEAGETIPACVAKMLTRPVRNGEADRRPRP from the coding sequence GTGAGGCTGGAGGACCTGGCCCGGCTGCGCCGGGCCCGCGACCGCATGGACCGCGAGTACGCCGAACCGCTCGACGTCCCCTCGCTGGCCCGCGACGCCCTCATGTCGGCGGGCCACTTCTCCCGCAGTTTCCGCGCCGCCTTCGGCGAGACCCCGTACAGCTACCTCATGACCCGCCGCATCGAGCGGGCCAAGGCGCTGCTCCGCCGGGGCGACCTGTCGGTCACGGACGTCTGCTTCGCCGTCGGCTGTACGTCGCTGGGCTCGTTCAGCAGCCGTTTCACGGAGCTGGTCGGGGAGAGCCCGAGCGCCTACCGGGCCCGTCCCCACGAGGCCGGCGAGACCATCCCCGCGTGCGTCGCCAAGATGCTCACGCGACCGGTCAGGAATGGAGAAGCGGATCGTCGGCCCCGCCCGTAG
- a CDS encoding YciI family protein, with product MPFYVYAQDQPEVADQLMELCEEHWSYMDRFDGRLILRGPTVSDDGEEHTGSVHVVDLAGRAEAERFAREEPFRKAGLYRDLTVVAAVVLLRREPAADVPYTLVTAQWSVSASATGGAASGDAGRQRLLGAEPDDRLVFVAALVDDEGTGTTGVVAAVRALPDEARGLVRPFAERLAGGQAVTLTAQRWERGGRN from the coding sequence ATGCCGTTCTACGTCTACGCCCAGGACCAGCCCGAAGTCGCGGACCAGTTGATGGAGTTGTGCGAGGAGCACTGGTCCTACATGGACCGGTTCGACGGCCGGCTGATACTCCGGGGGCCCACCGTGTCCGACGACGGGGAGGAGCACACGGGGAGCGTCCACGTCGTCGATCTCGCCGGCCGGGCGGAGGCGGAGCGGTTCGCGCGGGAGGAGCCGTTCCGGAAGGCGGGCCTCTACCGGGATCTCACGGTGGTCGCGGCCGTGGTGCTGCTGCGCCGTGAACCGGCGGCGGACGTCCCGTACACGCTCGTCACCGCGCAGTGGTCCGTGTCGGCCAGCGCTACGGGCGGTGCCGCTTCGGGTGACGCCGGGCGGCAGCGCCTGCTGGGGGCGGAGCCGGACGACCGGCTGGTGTTCGTGGCCGCTCTGGTCGATGACGAGGGGACCGGGACGACGGGGGTGGTCGCTGCCGTGCGGGCGCTCCCGGACGAGGCACGGGGCCTGGTCCGGCCGTTCGCGGAGCGGCTGGCCGGTGGACAGGCCGTGACGCTCACGGCGCAGCGCTGGGAGCGCGGCGGACGGAACTGA
- a CDS encoding trans-aconitate 2-methyltransferase, whose product MAHAHQDQDQNQPSRPHTHQPTTHTHTHTHTHDGSPHSHVSDPPPDGLPEILDLDAALFAPHLTALTGRIACLAGDDVRHIVDLGAGTGTGTFALLERFPTARVTAVDSSPAMLERIVTSARERGLGDRVRAVEADAGAGLPGVVDADLVWASASLHHLDDPATALAGIRAALRPGGLLAVAEVDGMPAFLPEDGPAGALEARCRTALDGLHAERLPHRGADWGTLLTVAGLSVEQERAERWELRAPLPEEAGRYAFLVFERIRGTLAGRVSAEDLAALDRLVGGGPEDVRHRDDLVVRSTRETWLARRPA is encoded by the coding sequence ATGGCTCACGCACACCAGGACCAGGACCAGAACCAGCCCTCCCGCCCCCACACCCACCAGCCCACCACGCACACGCACACGCACACGCACACGCATGACGGCTCCCCCCACAGCCATGTCTCCGACCCGCCTCCCGACGGCCTCCCCGAGATCCTCGACCTCGACGCCGCCCTCTTCGCGCCCCACCTGACCGCGCTCACCGGGCGTATCGCCTGTCTGGCCGGTGACGACGTCCGGCACATCGTCGACCTCGGCGCCGGAACCGGAACCGGAACCTTCGCCCTGCTGGAGCGGTTCCCCACCGCCCGCGTGACCGCCGTCGACAGTTCCCCCGCCATGCTGGAGCGGATCGTCACGTCCGCGCGGGAGCGGGGGCTCGGCGACCGCGTGCGGGCGGTGGAGGCCGACGCCGGGGCGGGGCTGCCCGGTGTCGTCGACGCGGACCTCGTCTGGGCGTCCGCTTCCCTGCACCACCTGGACGACCCCGCCACCGCCCTCGCGGGCATCCGTGCCGCCCTGCGCCCCGGCGGCCTGCTGGCCGTCGCGGAGGTCGACGGGATGCCCGCCTTCCTGCCGGAGGACGGCCCGGCCGGCGCGCTGGAGGCCCGCTGCCGTACGGCGCTCGACGGCCTGCACGCCGAGCGGCTGCCGCACCGGGGCGCCGACTGGGGCACCCTGCTCACCGTCGCCGGGCTCTCCGTCGAACAGGAGCGCGCCGAGCGGTGGGAACTGCGTGCCCCGCTGCCGGAGGAGGCAGGCCGGTACGCGTTCCTGGTCTTCGAGCGCATCCGCGGCACCCTCGCAGGGCGCGTCAGCGCCGAGGATCTGGCAGCCCTGGACCGGCTGGTCGGCGGCGGGCCCGAGGACGTACGCCACCGGGACGACCTCGTCGTACGGTCCACCCGCGAGACCTGGTTGGCCCGCCGCCCGGCCTGA
- a CDS encoding DUF397 domain-containing protein, protein MAEHKLPKDSPRSPLRWRKSSYSGSESGSCLEVHDHHPTAVPVRDSKVPGGPALLIPAAGWTSFVDAVKSGALPG, encoded by the coding sequence ATGGCTGAGCACAAACTCCCGAAGGATTCACCGCGCTCGCCCCTTCGCTGGCGCAAGTCCTCCTACAGCGGCAGCGAGTCGGGCAGCTGCCTCGAAGTCCACGACCACCACCCCACCGCCGTCCCCGTCCGCGACTCCAAGGTCCCCGGCGGGCCCGCCCTGCTCATCCCTGCCGCCGGGTGGACCTCCTTCGTGGACGCGGTCAAGAGCGGGGCCCTCCCCGGCTGA
- a CDS encoding alpha/beta hydrolase fold domain-containing protein, whose product MRFALEALFADVPAEQVAEARAFHRARAAGRGPVSFEELAAVRARRSAPPSADPPAVEETAEAAGRRVPVRVFLPSGGPPRGVHLDIHGGGFYMDSAAHGDVRNRSLAEALRAVVVSVDYRLAPENPWPAAPDDCETAALWLVEQAEARFGTSRLAIGGTSAGATLALATLLRLRDRRAEDTPSGPDEAAPASRYGDAVSRFTGAALQFGTYDMSALTPAGRRIADEYFLQAYVGHVPDRDRTLPDISPLYADLTGLPPALLVVGAEDVLLEDNLTLAGRLAAAGNDVELRLYPAAPHGFTGHPTALAATALAGIDSWLRERLGRP is encoded by the coding sequence ATGCGATTCGCACTGGAGGCACTCTTCGCGGACGTGCCCGCCGAGCAGGTCGCGGAGGCCCGCGCCTTCCACCGGGCGCGGGCCGCAGGCCGTGGGCCGGTCTCGTTCGAGGAGTTGGCCGCCGTCCGGGCGCGGCGGTCCGCTCCGCCCTCCGCCGATCCGCCCGCCGTCGAGGAGACGGCCGAAGCAGCCGGGAGGCGTGTCCCGGTCCGGGTCTTCCTGCCGTCCGGCGGCCCGCCCCGTGGCGTCCACCTGGACATCCACGGCGGCGGCTTCTACATGGACAGCGCCGCGCACGGCGACGTACGCAACCGGTCCCTCGCGGAGGCCCTGCGCGCCGTCGTCGTCAGCGTCGACTACCGGCTCGCCCCCGAGAACCCCTGGCCCGCCGCGCCCGACGACTGCGAGACGGCGGCGCTCTGGCTGGTCGAACAGGCCGAGGCCCGGTTCGGGACATCGCGGCTGGCGATCGGCGGAACCTCGGCCGGGGCCACCCTCGCCCTGGCCACCCTGCTGCGGCTCAGGGACCGGCGCGCCGAGGACACCCCGAGCGGCCCCGACGAGGCAGCCCCGGCGAGCCGGTACGGAGACGCGGTGAGCCGGTTCACCGGGGCCGCGCTCCAGTTCGGCACCTACGACATGAGCGCGCTCACCCCGGCCGGCCGCCGTATCGCGGACGAGTACTTCCTCCAGGCGTACGTCGGCCACGTGCCGGACCGCGACCGCACCCTTCCCGACATCTCGCCCCTCTACGCCGACCTCACCGGACTCCCTCCGGCCCTGCTCGTCGTGGGCGCGGAGGACGTCCTGCTGGAGGACAACCTGACGCTGGCGGGCCGGTTGGCGGCCGCCGGGAACGACGTCGAGCTGCGCCTCTACCCCGCCGCGCCCCACGGCTTCACCGGCCACCCCACCGCCCTCGCGGCCACCGCGCTCGCCGGCATCGACTCCTGGTTGCGGGAACGGCTCGGTCGCCCCTGA
- a CDS encoding acyl-CoA dehydrogenase family protein has translation MRRTVFDEDHDAFRETLRAFIAAEVVPVYDEWFAAGQAPRDFYLKLGELGVFGITVDEEYGGAGIDSHKYEAVIYEETTRAGVSFGGSGVHTLLGLPYIKMLATDDQKKRWLPKFATGEEMWALAMTEPGTGSDVAGMKTTAKLSEDGTHYVLNGAKTFITGGVHADRVIVCARTAAPREDDRRFGISLFAVDTTSEGYSVGRKLDKLGLRVSDTAELAFVDVKVPVEDLMGEENKGFGYLGTNLASERWGIAYGAYAQAAAAVRFAQQYVQDRTVFGKTVASFQNTKFELAACQAEVDAAQAVADRALEALDAGELTAAEAASAKLFCTEVAHRVIDRCLQLHGGYGFMNEYPIARLYTDNRVNRIYGGTSEVMKSIIAKSMGL, from the coding sequence GTGCGCCGTACGGTATTCGACGAGGACCACGACGCGTTCCGGGAGACCCTCCGCGCCTTCATCGCGGCCGAGGTCGTGCCGGTGTACGACGAGTGGTTCGCCGCGGGCCAGGCCCCGCGCGACTTCTACCTCAAGCTGGGCGAGCTGGGCGTCTTCGGCATCACGGTCGACGAGGAGTACGGCGGCGCGGGCATCGACTCGCACAAGTACGAGGCCGTCATCTACGAGGAGACCACGCGGGCGGGAGTCTCCTTCGGCGGCTCCGGTGTGCACACGCTGCTCGGTCTGCCGTACATCAAGATGCTCGCCACCGACGACCAGAAGAAGCGCTGGCTGCCGAAGTTCGCGACGGGCGAGGAGATGTGGGCCCTCGCCATGACCGAGCCGGGCACCGGTTCCGACGTCGCGGGCATGAAGACCACCGCCAAGCTCTCCGAGGACGGCACCCACTACGTCCTCAACGGCGCGAAGACGTTCATCACCGGCGGTGTCCATGCCGACCGCGTGATCGTCTGCGCCCGCACCGCCGCCCCGCGCGAGGACGACCGCCGCTTCGGCATCTCCCTCTTCGCCGTGGACACGACGTCCGAGGGCTACTCGGTCGGCCGCAAGCTCGACAAGCTGGGCCTGCGGGTCTCGGACACCGCCGAGCTGGCGTTCGTCGACGTCAAGGTCCCCGTCGAGGACCTGATGGGCGAGGAGAACAAGGGCTTCGGCTACCTCGGCACCAACCTGGCCTCCGAGCGCTGGGGCATCGCCTACGGCGCGTACGCCCAGGCCGCGGCGGCCGTCCGGTTCGCCCAGCAGTACGTGCAGGACCGCACGGTCTTCGGCAAGACCGTCGCCTCGTTCCAGAACACCAAGTTCGAGCTGGCCGCCTGCCAGGCCGAGGTGGACGCGGCCCAGGCCGTCGCCGACCGCGCGCTGGAGGCGCTGGACGCCGGTGAGCTGACGGCGGCCGAGGCCGCCTCCGCGAAGCTGTTCTGCACCGAGGTCGCCCACCGCGTCATCGACCGCTGCCTCCAGCTGCACGGCGGCTACGGCTTCATGAACGAGTACCCGATCGCCCGCCTCTACACGGACAACCGGGTCAACCGCATCTACGGCGGCACCAGCGAGGTCATGAAGTCGATCATCGCCAAGTCCATGGGCCTGTAA
- a CDS encoding FG-GAP and VCBS repeat-containing protein — MVNASRIRTASAVIVALAATAAAVPALTGTAVAAGPAAVARQHVDFNGDGYQDMYASVPDGTVSGLKKAGYLVVYAGDAKGISPARRQVINQNTSGVPGTAAANARFGGGTTADIDRDGYTDLLVTAGTDQRIILFGGNQGLGARSVEFQGKGHVLGDFDGDGRTDAAGIELGDWSGKVVLHEGIGADGSVASTRTALTVDDGVSVLEGVQAVDINNDGKDDLLVRTGCNDEPDCDSTQLYLSTGTGFTHTPIVAAAGTYLSHSSVTVGSVNGDAYPDLVFTRRPTGLDSDLDFPSKGGAVAVVYGGPKGQNTALKPKWITQATTGVPGADEVGDAMGASAAVGDLDGDGYGEVVVGLPGEDVDAAKDAGGVLVFKGRASGITGADTKVIGQSTANVPGADENGDAFGGEVHVVAGAKGVPATLAVGAPGENINQGGVWLFKGSSTGPVTMGSVSFGESSLGVTPSPVRFGNWLG; from the coding sequence ATGGTGAACGCTTCACGTATCCGTACGGCTTCCGCGGTGATCGTCGCACTCGCGGCGACGGCGGCCGCCGTACCGGCCTTGACCGGGACGGCGGTGGCGGCCGGACCTGCCGCCGTCGCGCGTCAGCACGTGGACTTCAACGGGGACGGGTACCAGGACATGTACGCCTCGGTGCCCGACGGGACGGTGTCCGGCCTGAAGAAGGCCGGGTACCTGGTGGTGTACGCGGGTGACGCGAAGGGCATCAGCCCGGCCCGGCGTCAGGTGATCAACCAGAACACGTCCGGGGTCCCCGGCACGGCCGCCGCGAACGCCCGCTTCGGCGGCGGAACAACGGCCGACATCGACCGCGACGGCTACACGGACCTGCTGGTGACGGCCGGCACGGACCAGCGGATCATCCTGTTCGGCGGCAACCAGGGCCTCGGCGCCCGGTCCGTCGAGTTCCAGGGCAAGGGGCACGTGCTGGGCGACTTCGACGGGGACGGCCGTACGGACGCGGCCGGGATCGAGTTGGGCGACTGGAGCGGCAAGGTCGTCCTGCACGAGGGCATCGGCGCGGACGGCTCGGTCGCCTCCACGCGCACGGCACTCACCGTGGACGACGGCGTCAGCGTTCTCGAAGGCGTGCAGGCCGTGGACATCAACAACGACGGCAAGGACGACCTGCTGGTCCGCACCGGTTGCAACGACGAACCGGACTGCGACAGCACGCAGTTGTACCTGTCGACGGGTACCGGCTTCACCCACACCCCGATCGTCGCCGCAGCCGGGACGTACCTGTCCCACTCCTCCGTGACGGTCGGCTCGGTCAACGGGGACGCGTACCCGGACCTGGTCTTCACGCGCCGGCCGACCGGCCTGGACAGCGACCTGGACTTCCCGAGCAAGGGCGGTGCGGTGGCGGTCGTGTACGGCGGGCCGAAGGGCCAGAACACCGCGCTGAAGCCGAAGTGGATCACCCAGGCCACGACCGGGGTGCCGGGCGCGGACGAGGTGGGCGACGCCATGGGCGCGAGCGCGGCCGTGGGCGACCTGGACGGCGACGGTTACGGCGAGGTCGTCGTGGGCCTGCCGGGCGAGGACGTGGACGCGGCGAAGGACGCGGGCGGTGTGCTGGTCTTCAAGGGCCGCGCGTCGGGCATCACGGGCGCGGACACGAAGGTGATCGGCCAGTCCACGGCGAACGTCCCGGGGGCCGACGAGAACGGCGACGCGTTCGGCGGCGAGGTCCACGTGGTGGCCGGAGCCAAGGGCGTACCGGCCACGCTGGCGGTGGGCGCGCCGGGCGAGAACATCAACCAGGGCGGCGTCTGGCTCTTCAAGGGCAGCAGCACGGGCCCGGTCACCATGGGCAGCGTCTCCTTCGGCGAGTCGAGCCTGGGCGTGACGCCGTCGCCGGTCCGCTTCGGCAACTGGCTGGGCTGA
- a CDS encoding DUF6507 family protein, which produces MSGWDIRPQGVQGRLKVVGGHAGELEKALTAWLEDLGEAARAAGTAVPGNAASTAVHGPVAPGRAPLSRAASGPVAAALGEYVTARQPQLRAMSERIQAAVLGAATAVNEYVEGDLEAAKQAQDAARSVRLDVLRDLRGAK; this is translated from the coding sequence ATGAGCGGGTGGGATATTCGGCCGCAGGGTGTGCAGGGCCGGTTGAAGGTGGTCGGCGGGCATGCGGGTGAGCTGGAGAAGGCGCTGACGGCGTGGCTGGAGGATCTGGGGGAGGCGGCGCGGGCGGCGGGGACGGCGGTTCCGGGGAACGCTGCGAGTACGGCGGTGCACGGCCCGGTGGCGCCGGGGCGGGCGCCGTTGTCGCGGGCGGCGTCGGGTCCGGTGGCGGCGGCACTGGGTGAGTACGTGACGGCGCGGCAGCCGCAGTTGAGGGCGATGTCGGAGCGGATCCAGGCGGCGGTGCTGGGTGCGGCGACGGCGGTGAACGAGTACGTGGAGGGTGATCTCGAGGCGGCGAAGCAGGCGCAGGACGCGGCGAGGTCGGTGCGTCTGGATGTGCTGAGGGATCTGCGGGGTGCGAAGTGA
- a CDS encoding acyl-CoA thioesterase II codes for MNESPDPLLDLLQLLDLERIERDIFRGESRSSLVPRVFGGQVAAQALVAAGRTVPADRAAHSLHAYFLRAGDPGAPIVYTVDRIRDGRSFTTRRVVAVQHGQPVFHLSASFQTYEEGMEHQAPMPAAPDPETLPTAAEMLPRYADRFSSPGVVDRLIDARAAVDLRYVDTPPFATVGEAREPRSQVWFRTNGKLADDPLLHVCLATYVSDMTLLDSVLLAHGRGGWAVGDVVGASLDHAMWFHRPFRADEWLLYDQESPSASGGRGLGQARIHTADGRLAITVIQEGVVRVPR; via the coding sequence ATGAACGAGAGTCCCGATCCCCTGCTCGATCTGCTCCAGCTCCTCGACCTGGAGCGGATCGAGCGGGACATCTTCCGGGGCGAGAGCCGCAGTTCGCTCGTGCCCCGGGTGTTCGGCGGCCAGGTGGCGGCCCAGGCGCTCGTCGCCGCGGGCCGCACCGTCCCCGCCGACCGGGCCGCCCACTCCCTGCACGCGTACTTCCTGCGGGCGGGCGATCCCGGAGCGCCGATCGTCTACACCGTGGACCGCATCCGGGACGGGCGTTCCTTCACCACCCGCCGCGTCGTCGCCGTCCAGCACGGGCAGCCCGTCTTCCACCTCTCCGCGTCCTTCCAGACGTACGAGGAGGGCATGGAGCACCAGGCGCCCATGCCCGCCGCGCCCGACCCGGAGACGCTGCCGACCGCCGCCGAGATGCTGCCCCGGTACGCGGACCGCTTCAGCTCCCCCGGCGTCGTGGACCGGCTCATCGACGCGCGGGCGGCGGTGGATCTGCGGTACGTGGACACCCCGCCGTTCGCCACGGTCGGCGAGGCGCGTGAACCGCGCTCGCAGGTGTGGTTCCGGACGAACGGCAAGCTGGCCGACGATCCGCTGCTGCACGTCTGCCTGGCCACCTACGTCTCCGACATGACCCTGCTCGACTCGGTGCTGCTCGCCCACGGGCGGGGCGGCTGGGCGGTCGGGGACGTGGTCGGGGCGAGCCTGGACCACGCGATGTGGTTCCACCGGCCGTTCCGGGCGGACGAGTGGCTGCTGTACGACCAGGAGTCGCCCTCGGCCTCCGGCGGGCGCGGACTCGGCCAGGCCCGTATCCACACCGCCGACGGACGCCTTGCGATCACCGTCATCCAGGAAGGCGTCGTCCGCGTTCCCCGGTGA
- a CDS encoding excinuclease ABC subunit UvrA produces MAPRTTTQQQPGPHPADSHDLIRVHGARENNLKDVSIELPKRRLTVFTGVSGSGKSSLVFSTIAAESQRLINETYSAFVQGFMPSQARPDVDVLDGLTTAIIVDQQRMGSDPRSTVGTATDANAMLRILFSRLGDPHIGPPGAFAFNVPSVTASGAITVERGNKKAVKATFSRTGGMCQRCEGRGNVSDIDLSQLYDDSKSISEGAFTIPGWKSDSWWTVRVYAESGFLDPNKPIATFTKKEMQDFLYKEPTKVKVEGSTLTFEGLIPKIQKSFLSKDRESMQPHIREFVDRAVTFATCPECDGTRLTEAARSSKIAKISIADACAMEIRDLAEWVRALDEPSVAPLLEALQQTLDSFVEIGLGYLALDRPSGTLSGGEAQRVKMIRHLGSSLTDVTYVFDEPTIGLHPHDIQRMNDLLLRLRDKGNTVLVVEHKPEAIAIADHIVDLGPGAGTAGGTVCFEGTLDGLRASGTVTGRHLDDRAALKDEVRKPTGALEIRGATSHNLQDVDVDIPLGVLTVITGVAGSGKSSLVHGSIPAGENVISVDQSPIKGSRRSNPATYTGLLEPIRKAFAKANGVKPALFSANSEGACPTCNGAGVIFTDLGVMAGVSSPCEDCEGKRFQPSVLDYHLGGRDISEVLAMSVTEAEEFFGSGEAAIPAAHKILTRLVDVGLGYLSLGQPLTTLSGGERQRLKLATHMADKGGIYVLDEPTTGLHLADVEQLLGLLDRLVDSGKSVIVIEHHQAVMAHADWIIDLGPGAGHDGGRIVFEGTPADLVAARSTLTGEHLAEYVGE; encoded by the coding sequence ATGGCCCCGAGAACGACGACCCAGCAGCAGCCCGGCCCGCACCCCGCCGACAGCCACGACCTGATCCGGGTGCACGGCGCGCGGGAGAACAACCTGAAGGACGTCAGCATCGAGCTGCCCAAGCGGCGGCTGACGGTGTTCACCGGAGTCTCCGGCTCAGGAAAGAGCTCGCTGGTCTTCAGCACCATCGCCGCCGAGTCCCAGCGGCTGATCAACGAGACCTACAGCGCGTTCGTCCAGGGCTTCATGCCCTCGCAGGCGCGGCCCGACGTCGACGTCCTCGACGGCCTGACGACGGCGATCATCGTCGACCAGCAGCGCATGGGCAGCGACCCCCGCTCCACGGTCGGCACCGCCACCGACGCCAACGCCATGCTCCGCATCCTCTTCAGCCGCCTCGGCGACCCGCACATCGGCCCGCCCGGCGCGTTCGCGTTCAACGTCCCCTCGGTGACGGCCAGCGGCGCGATCACCGTCGAGCGCGGCAACAAGAAGGCCGTCAAGGCGACCTTCAGCCGCACCGGCGGCATGTGCCAGCGGTGCGAGGGGCGCGGCAACGTCTCCGACATCGACCTCAGCCAGCTCTACGACGACTCCAAGTCGATCTCCGAGGGCGCGTTCACCATCCCCGGCTGGAAGTCGGACAGCTGGTGGACGGTGCGGGTCTACGCGGAGTCCGGCTTCCTCGACCCGAACAAGCCGATCGCCACGTTCACCAAGAAGGAGATGCAGGACTTCCTCTACAAGGAGCCGACCAAGGTCAAGGTGGAGGGTTCCACCCTCACCTTCGAGGGCCTGATCCCCAAGATCCAGAAGTCGTTCCTGTCCAAGGACCGCGAGTCGATGCAGCCCCACATCCGGGAGTTCGTCGACCGCGCCGTCACCTTCGCCACCTGCCCCGAGTGCGACGGGACCCGGCTCACCGAGGCCGCCCGCTCCTCGAAGATCGCCAAGATCTCCATCGCCGACGCCTGCGCCATGGAGATCCGCGACCTCGCGGAGTGGGTCCGCGCCCTGGACGAGCCCTCGGTCGCCCCGCTCCTCGAAGCGCTCCAGCAGACGCTGGACTCCTTCGTGGAGATCGGCCTCGGCTACCTCGCCCTGGACCGCCCCTCCGGCACCCTGTCCGGCGGCGAGGCCCAGCGCGTCAAGATGATCCGCCACCTCGGCTCCTCGCTCACCGACGTCACGTACGTCTTCGACGAGCCGACCATCGGCCTCCACCCGCACGACATCCAGCGCATGAACGACCTGCTGCTGCGCCTGCGCGACAAGGGCAACACGGTCCTGGTCGTGGAGCACAAGCCCGAGGCCATCGCCATCGCGGACCACATCGTCGACCTCGGCCCCGGCGCCGGTACGGCGGGCGGCACCGTCTGCTTCGAGGGCACCCTGGACGGGCTGCGCGCCTCCGGCACCGTCACCGGCCGCCACCTCGACGACCGGGCCGCGCTCAAGGACGAGGTGCGCAAGCCCACGGGCGCGCTGGAGATCCGGGGGGCGACGTCCCACAACCTCCAGGACGTGGACGTCGACATCCCGCTCGGCGTCCTCACCGTCATCACGGGCGTCGCCGGCTCCGGGAAGAGCTCGCTGGTCCACGGGTCGATCCCGGCGGGCGAGAACGTCATCTCCGTCGACCAGAGCCCCATCAAGGGCTCCCGCCGCAGCAACCCGGCGACGTACACCGGCCTGCTGGAGCCGATCCGCAAGGCGTTCGCCAAGGCCAACGGGGTGAAGCCCGCCCTCTTCAGCGCCAACTCCGAGGGCGCCTGCCCCACCTGCAACGGCGCGGGCGTCATCTTCACCGACCTCGGCGTCATGGCCGGCGTCTCCAGCCCGTGCGAGGACTGCGAGGGCAAGCGGTTCCAGCCGTCGGTGCTCGACTACCACCTCGGCGGCCGGGACATCAGCGAGGTCCTGGCGATGTCGGTCACCGAGGCCGAGGAGTTCTTCGGCTCCGGCGAGGCCGCCATCCCGGCCGCGCACAAGATCCTCACCCGCCTCGTGGACGTCGGCCTCGGCTACCTGAGCCTCGGCCAGCCCCTCACCACCCTGTCCGGCGGCGAACGCCAACGCCTCAAGCTGGCCACGCACATGGCCGACAAGGGCGGGATCTACGTCCTCGACGAACCGACCACCGGCCTGCACCTCGCGGACGTGGAACAGCTCCTCGGCCTGCTGGACCGCCTGGTCGACTCCGGAAAGTCGGTGATCGTCATCGAGCACCACCAGGCGGTCATGGCCCACGCCGACTGGATCATCGACCTCGGCCCCGGCGCGGGCCATGACGGCGGCAGAATCGTCTTCGAGGGCACCCCGGCCGACCTGGTCGCGGCCCGCTCGACCCTGACGGGCGAGCACCTGGCGGAGTACGTGGGGGAGTAG
- a CDS encoding VOC family protein has protein sequence MDIKLSQCFIAVDDHDKALAFYRDALGMEVRNDVGFEGMRWVTVGSPSQPDVEIVLEPPLADPNAPAADRQTMAELLAKGMLRGVILSSDDVDAAFEKVRAAGGEVLQEPIDQPYGVRDCAFRDPAGNMLRITQATR, from the coding sequence ATGGACATCAAGCTCTCGCAGTGCTTCATCGCCGTCGACGACCACGACAAGGCGCTCGCCTTCTACCGGGACGCCCTGGGAATGGAGGTGCGCAACGACGTCGGGTTCGAGGGCATGCGCTGGGTGACCGTCGGCTCCCCCTCCCAGCCGGACGTCGAGATCGTCCTGGAGCCCCCGCTCGCGGACCCCAACGCCCCGGCCGCCGACCGGCAGACCATGGCCGAGCTGCTCGCCAAGGGCATGCTGCGCGGGGTCATCCTCTCCTCCGACGACGTGGACGCGGCCTTCGAGAAGGTCCGCGCGGCGGGCGGCGAGGTGCTCCAGGAGCCGATCGACCAGCCGTACGGCGTCCGCGACTGCGCCTTCCGCGATCCCGCCGGGAACATGCTCCGCATCACCCAGGCCACGAGGTAA